In a single window of the Dinghuibacter silviterrae genome:
- a CDS encoding DUF4838 domain-containing protein: MRRVLGNTLLWLLSMTACNAGPVTLVRDGVSTYTIVIPAEASKAERDAASVLQRYLALVSGATLPIVSESDLPKGAVAAGPAAAGPSAPGAVSAARGAIFLGKTAAARGAFDFSKIHDDGFFIATRDDALFIAGAHGRSTVYGVYEFLDRYLGCKKYDAGPAVVPAARTVTVDGGVYDLQNPSFSYRQTYYPPSSDPEYLEWHHLHQFEDLWGVWGHSYFKFVPPSTYWAAHPEYYALVDGRRRPTQLCLSNDTVFQLTVAFLKERMARNPDALYWSIAANDDNGYCTCDRCRRADTEEGSPSGSLIRFVNRVAEQFPDKVFTTLAYGYTSKAPLHTAPASNVYVMLSSIDAPRQRPFTLANLDAWARLTPRLMLWDYTTQFTNYAAPFPDYAVLQPNLQYALQHGVRGVFEQGSGETYGDMGVYNSYVQAALLWNPSADVHRLTTDFCNGYYGPAAGSYIAQYLEALSAGLARSGMLLDIYGNPVNEYNSFLTPEAIDALSTLLDKAEAAAGASPAPPRAAQGPPLAAAAAPPANVPYAARVAATRLPLEYTVLQQSRFYGIEPHGYLQPDGQGGYTVRPNWSARVDRFVAACLKAGVKELSEGGLSPAAYAAEWKTIFAHGWEPTKALHTAVTLAHPYVEDYPAKGERTLTDGMPGFNDFSYNWLCFYGVDMGATIDLGTVQPFSHVHMHFLYDPRHWIFLPREVRVETSVDGTHFTSLGVHPYPAPDEDYTLSIVDCAFTGGVSARFIRVTAVVPAALPEWRPSATKKAMICCDEVWVQ, encoded by the coding sequence ATGCGCCGCGTCCTCGGAAATACGCTCCTATGGCTTCTGTCTATGACCGCCTGCAATGCCGGGCCCGTTACGCTCGTGCGTGACGGCGTCAGTACGTATACGATCGTGATTCCGGCGGAGGCCAGCAAGGCGGAGCGTGATGCGGCCAGCGTGTTGCAGCGGTATCTCGCGCTTGTGAGCGGGGCGACGCTGCCGATCGTATCCGAGAGCGACCTGCCCAAAGGCGCGGTGGCCGCCGGCCCCGCTGCGGCTGGCCCCTCTGCTCCGGGTGCCGTCTCCGCCGCGCGCGGCGCCATCTTCCTCGGCAAAACCGCCGCCGCCCGCGGCGCCTTCGACTTCTCCAAAATCCACGACGACGGCTTCTTCATCGCCACCCGCGACGACGCCCTCTTTATCGCCGGTGCCCACGGCCGCAGCACCGTCTACGGTGTCTACGAATTTCTCGACCGCTACCTCGGCTGCAAAAAATACGACGCCGGTCCCGCCGTGGTACCGGCCGCCCGCACGGTCACGGTAGACGGCGGGGTGTACGACCTGCAAAACCCCTCTTTTTCCTACCGTCAAACCTACTACCCCCCTTCTTCGGACCCCGAGTACCTGGAATGGCACCACCTCCACCAATTCGAGGACCTTTGGGGTGTGTGGGGACATTCGTATTTCAAATTCGTACCGCCGTCCACCTATTGGGCGGCCCATCCGGAATATTACGCACTGGTCGATGGCCGTCGCAGGCCCACCCAGCTTTGCCTCAGCAATGACACCGTTTTCCAGCTCACCGTCGCCTTTTTGAAGGAGCGGATGGCCCGCAACCCAGACGCGCTCTACTGGTCCATCGCCGCCAACGATGACAACGGGTATTGCACCTGCGACCGCTGCCGCCGCGCCGACACCGAAGAAGGCAGCCCTTCGGGCTCCCTCATCCGTTTTGTCAACCGCGTGGCCGAGCAGTTTCCCGATAAAGTCTTCACTACCCTCGCGTACGGCTATACCAGCAAAGCTCCCCTCCACACCGCCCCCGCCTCCAACGTATACGTCATGCTCAGCAGCATCGATGCGCCCCGGCAGCGGCCGTTTACGTTGGCAAACCTCGATGCCTGGGCCCGCCTGACGCCGCGGCTTATGCTTTGGGACTACACCACCCAGTTTACCAACTATGCTGCGCCCTTCCCCGATTATGCGGTGTTGCAACCCAACCTTCAATATGCGCTGCAGCACGGTGTGCGCGGTGTCTTTGAACAAGGTTCCGGCGAAACCTATGGCGACATGGGGGTGTATAACTCGTATGTGCAGGCGGCACTGCTGTGGAATCCGTCCGCCGACGTCCACCGGTTGACGACCGACTTTTGCAACGGCTACTACGGGCCGGCCGCCGGCTCCTATATCGCCCAATACCTCGAAGCGCTTTCCGCGGGGCTTGCCCGCTCAGGGATGCTGCTTGATATTTATGGGAATCCTGTCAATGAATACAACAGTTTTTTGACACCAGAAGCGATCGATGCGTTGTCGACCTTGCTGGATAAGGCGGAAGCCGCCGCGGGGGCATCGCCGGCGCCGCCCAGGGCCGCCCAGGGCCCGCCGCTTGCCGCCGCGGCTGCACCGCCCGCAAACGTCCCCTACGCCGCCCGCGTCGCCGCCACCCGTCTCCCTCTCGAATACACGGTTCTCCAGCAGTCCCGCTTTTACGGCATCGAGCCCCACGGCTATCTACAGCCCGACGGCCAAGGTGGCTACACCGTCCGCCCCAACTGGTCCGCCCGCGTGGACCGCTTCGTAGCGGCCTGTTTAAAAGCTGGCGTAAAGGAACTCTCAGAAGGCGGCCTTTCCCCCGCCGCCTACGCCGCCGAATGGAAGACCATCTTCGCCCATGGCTGGGAGCCCACCAAAGCGCTCCACACCGCCGTAACGCTAGCCCACCCCTACGTCGAAGACTATCCCGCCAAGGGTGAGCGCACCCTTACCGACGGGATGCCCGGGTTTAACGATTTCAGCTACAACTGGCTTTGTTTTTATGGGGTCGATATGGGCGCGACCATCGACCTTGGGACAGTTCAGCCGTTCAGCCATGTGCACATGCACTTCCTATATGACCCACGGCACTGGATCTTTTTACCGCGCGAGGTGCGGGTAGAGACGTCTGTCGATGGGACACATTTTACATCGCTTGGTGTTCACCCCTACCCCGCGCCGGATGAGGATTATACCTTGTCCATTGTGGACTGTGCCTTCACGGGGGGCGTCTCCGCGCGTTTTATCCGCGTCACCGCAGTCGTGCCTGCGGCGCTGCCGGAGTGGCGGCCCAGCGCGACGAAGAAGGCGATGATTTGCTGTGATGAGGTGTGGGTGCAGTGA
- a CDS encoding glycosyltransferase family 2 protein, whose protein sequence is MDSTTNIWDVIGNVYQGVVFAYGTILLVIYALLAVMSFIAIRLYRRRAKLASFENMLGSPLTPGISVIAPAYNEGLSIIQNVRSLLTLNYPRFEIVLVNDGSTDNSLIQLIEAFDMVKVDYAYTIKIRCQRIRGIYKSTNPAYSRLLVIDKVNGKSKADASNAGINVANYDYFVCTDVDCILDKNTLLKLVKPVIEEPKKRVIATGATLRIANSCEIEQGVIVRMRPPRRLLPRFQEAEYVRAFVLGKMGWNLINLVPNVSGGLGLFDKEVAIKAGGYDAQSFGEDMELMVRMSRYAYENKIDYAIRYIPETLCWTEAPNTVKIFMRQRTRWARGLAQLMYAHKGMVFNPRYGKVGWILMPYNFFFELIAPVIELTGIIYYIVQIVRGAINAEYAILLLVFVYLYSVMITTIAILWDQLAFRHYKTMKEVLLLCTTPFMEFLLYHPMIVLFSIRGYYYFLTGKKHSWGNMQRQGFGNTTVQQKVAV, encoded by the coding sequence ATGGACAGTACGACGAATATATGGGATGTCATAGGGAATGTGTACCAAGGGGTGGTGTTCGCGTATGGAACCATCCTGCTGGTGATCTATGCGCTCTTAGCCGTCATGTCCTTTATCGCCATACGCCTCTACCGGCGGCGCGCCAAGCTGGCCAGCTTTGAAAATATGCTCGGCTCCCCGCTCACCCCTGGTATTTCCGTCATCGCGCCCGCATATAACGAAGGGTTGTCCATCATCCAAAACGTCCGTTCCCTGCTGACCCTGAACTATCCGCGTTTCGAGATCGTCCTGGTCAACGACGGGAGCACGGACAACTCCCTGATCCAGCTCATCGAGGCCTTTGACATGGTGAAGGTAGACTATGCTTATACGATCAAGATCCGCTGTCAGCGGATCCGGGGGATCTACAAATCGACCAACCCGGCGTACTCGCGTCTCCTGGTCATCGACAAGGTGAATGGGAAAAGTAAGGCCGACGCGTCCAATGCGGGCATCAACGTGGCGAACTATGATTATTTCGTGTGCACGGACGTGGACTGTATCCTGGATAAAAATACGCTGCTGAAACTGGTCAAACCCGTCATCGAAGAACCGAAAAAGCGGGTCATCGCCACCGGGGCAACGCTGAGGATCGCCAATTCCTGCGAGATCGAGCAGGGGGTGATCGTGCGGATGCGGCCACCCCGGAGGCTTCTGCCCCGCTTCCAGGAAGCGGAATACGTCCGGGCTTTTGTCCTGGGGAAAATGGGGTGGAACCTGATCAACCTGGTGCCCAACGTGTCCGGGGGGCTTGGTCTTTTTGACAAGGAGGTGGCCATTAAAGCTGGCGGGTATGATGCACAATCGTTTGGAGAAGACATGGAGTTGATGGTGCGCATGTCGCGGTACGCCTACGAGAACAAGATCGACTACGCCATCCGGTATATCCCCGAAACCCTTTGCTGGACCGAAGCGCCCAATACGGTGAAAATCTTTATGCGCCAGCGTACCCGCTGGGCGCGGGGCCTGGCCCAGTTGATGTACGCGCACAAGGGTATGGTGTTCAACCCCCGGTATGGGAAAGTAGGCTGGATCCTGATGCCGTATAACTTCTTTTTTGAGCTTATTGCGCCTGTCATCGAACTCACGGGGATCATTTATTATATCGTGCAGATTGTCCGGGGCGCCATCAACGCGGAATACGCCATCCTGCTCCTGGTCTTTGTGTACCTGTATTCGGTCATGATCACGACCATCGCCATCCTTTGGGACCAGCTGGCATTCCGGCACTACAAGACGATGAAGGAAGTGCTTTTGCTGTGCACTACCCCCTTCATGGAATTTCTTTTGTACCACCCGATGATCGTCCTTTTTTCGATACGCGGCTACTACTATTTCCTCACGGGGAAAAAGCACAGCTGGGGGAATATGCAGCGCCAGGGTTTTGGGAATACGACGGTCCAACAAAAAGTGGCTGTATAG
- a CDS encoding HEAT repeat domain-containing protein, whose translation MFKNFTSYLQDSSVPTAVFYYFLDLPLVIQVAVVFIFVALSATLLAYLSILIRRYRGYRDDRKEATILPIIDRLLTEHVVLNEGLSENKPITDIDIPLDEFRIPLFHNKANRQLLIERIINYKKSFSGAIADLLRQLYLDLELEKVSFKKMKSAHWNRKVQGMIELTDMDMSISDVNILPLTNSKNRELRAEARNAYIKLSKNEPFKFFDVVTEPLLMWDQIELFKTITTTEDISIPKFARWVTYSPNKSIVSFCLKLIVHYNQQDAAPAVLKLLDNKDHSLRADAINCLGKLRYEEAEDKLVAIYSNQPLNCQIEILKALGRIETGNQIQFLRQEFLHSSDFDIRKNAAKSLVKTRATPQSLIDELIETGTAENILILKHCMNPLIKF comes from the coding sequence ATGTTCAAGAACTTCACTTCGTACTTACAGGACAGCAGTGTCCCCACCGCCGTATTCTACTATTTCCTTGACCTTCCCCTGGTCATACAGGTCGCTGTCGTCTTTATCTTCGTCGCGCTTTCCGCCACCCTCCTCGCTTATCTCAGCATTCTCATCCGCCGCTACAGGGGTTACCGGGACGACAGAAAGGAAGCCACCATCCTGCCCATCATCGACCGTCTGCTGACCGAGCACGTGGTGCTCAACGAGGGGCTGTCGGAAAACAAACCCATCACCGATATCGACATCCCCCTGGACGAGTTCAGGATCCCCCTTTTCCACAACAAAGCAAACCGCCAGCTCCTCATCGAGCGTATTATTAATTATAAGAAGAGCTTTTCCGGGGCTATCGCAGACCTTTTGCGGCAGCTTTACCTGGACCTGGAGCTGGAAAAAGTGTCCTTTAAAAAAATGAAGTCGGCCCATTGGAACCGGAAGGTCCAGGGGATGATCGAGCTAACGGACATGGATATGTCCATTTCGGATGTCAATATCCTTCCGCTCACGAATTCAAAAAACCGGGAGCTGCGGGCCGAAGCGCGCAACGCCTATATTAAATTAAGTAAAAACGAACCCTTCAAGTTTTTCGACGTGGTCACCGAGCCCCTGTTGATGTGGGACCAGATCGAATTGTTCAAAACCATCACCACCACCGAAGATATTTCCATCCCCAAGTTTGCCCGCTGGGTCACTTATTCTCCCAACAAAAGCATCGTTTCCTTTTGCCTCAAACTCATCGTTCATTACAATCAGCAGGATGCGGCCCCTGCCGTCCTCAAGCTCCTGGACAACAAGGACCATTCCCTCCGGGCGGATGCGATCAATTGCCTGGGGAAGCTGCGGTATGAAGAGGCGGAGGATAAACTGGTCGCGATCTACAGCAACCAGCCGCTGAACTGCCAGATTGAAATCCTCAAGGCCCTCGGTCGTATAGAAACGGGGAACCAGATCCAGTTCCTGAGACAGGAATTCCTGCATTCCTCTGACTTCGACATCCGGAAGAACGCAGCCAAATCCCTGGTCAAGACCCGGGCCACGCCCCAAAGCCTGATCGACGAGCTGATCGAAACGGGCACGGCGGAAAACATACTGATCCTGAAACATTGCATGAACCCCTTAATCAAGTTCTGA
- a CDS encoding tetratricopeptide repeat protein, which translates to MRIVHVVFFLCCATGALAQTHRSSSELAQAARDAMAQGKYPEALDLAHRATLKSLGDLDVQFVLGRAYLLNHYPDSAWQVLKAIVDKDPKYRDAYLLLANIELERHNPGEALCYIDDGLYNYPDDKEFALKKFSILQTMRNPALADEQGQALLDRYNQDTGVLRTYIAYKIESAQRYTKLKDFTRAAYEYRKVLEVDPVNAEALQGIYGLQVRTGSYEDALSSVNSALVEHPDDYSLLMRKMSLLQELKRYPEAIEVLQHILKVYPADAKARQLDVDLRMEAGRYFMSEDPYLQFQAVLDKSPSNREALDYVINLASARGLNADALAFVNRALHYYPGDRALLAKKVSILESLQKYTQAADITRQLFLGPGGSLYRDQYITLLEASGRAYMSDLAYDSALATFHDVLEISPAEPAALNYSINILSAQKNYGAAIALLDKTLRLYPGDEALLLKKAGILQDDTRYGDAALVLDTLVQAHPENTRYRSSLVDLILVQGRQMMQVEDYDAADGAFTRVLALDPGNTEALGTLINIELARGVVDPGPLDSALIVADLALSRYPDSRDFLLKKASVLEALHRYPEAYAITDALRDRYPYNAKIRDQYIDELLSSGRAYSSQGQPELALGEYRRVLAVRPRDSAALMYAINILNDRGTAAASAPADTASLDSALALTAQGLRFYPGNEYFTLKRAVILENLHRYADAVAPADSVAKIDPTDAHRDYADYLRSKTFRNALGLSYLSSHFDSLEAANIATLHYVRYSKNGSSFDTKLNFAGRAIGTGLQLEEEIYYTHNDRWDSYIDAALANDNVFPRIRLAYSITYNFKGGWAGELGGRYLNLDSISVYSGVASVTKYFGDFYINARGYLIFAPGKMYEAGVLTARQYLNNKTDFLYGALGIGNSPDEFSRNYQLGQNLGSQTYSIGAGYQKTFAYRNVVNLSGTWYSQRLAPGRYRNQYDLMLSYLRKF; encoded by the coding sequence ATGCGGATCGTCCACGTCGTATTTTTTCTTTGTTGTGCAACTGGCGCCCTGGCCCAAACGCACCGGAGCTCCTCCGAGCTGGCCCAAGCCGCCAGGGATGCCATGGCCCAAGGAAAATACCCGGAGGCGTTGGACCTGGCGCATCGGGCGACACTTAAAAGTCTCGGTGACCTGGATGTTCAATTCGTGCTTGGCCGGGCCTACCTCCTGAACCACTACCCCGACAGCGCCTGGCAGGTGCTCAAGGCCATTGTCGACAAGGATCCGAAATATAGGGATGCCTACCTCCTGCTGGCCAACATCGAACTCGAACGGCACAACCCCGGCGAGGCCCTTTGCTATATCGACGACGGTCTCTACAACTATCCCGATGACAAGGAATTCGCCCTGAAGAAGTTTTCCATCCTCCAGACCATGCGCAACCCCGCGCTGGCCGACGAACAGGGACAAGCCCTCCTCGACCGTTACAACCAGGACACCGGCGTCCTCCGGACGTACATCGCCTATAAGATCGAGTCCGCCCAGCGCTATACAAAGCTCAAAGACTTTACCCGCGCCGCCTATGAATACCGGAAGGTGCTGGAGGTAGACCCTGTGAACGCAGAAGCCCTCCAGGGCATCTACGGCCTCCAGGTCCGTACCGGCAGCTACGAAGACGCCCTTTCCAGCGTCAACAGCGCGCTGGTGGAACACCCCGATGACTATAGCCTTCTGATGCGGAAGATGTCCCTGCTCCAGGAACTCAAGCGGTATCCCGAGGCCATCGAAGTGCTGCAACATATTTTAAAAGTCTATCCCGCTGACGCCAAGGCCCGCCAGCTCGACGTCGACCTCCGTATGGAGGCCGGCCGCTATTTCATGAGCGAGGACCCCTACCTCCAGTTCCAGGCCGTGCTCGACAAATCCCCTTCCAACCGGGAAGCCCTCGACTACGTGATCAACCTCGCGTCCGCCCGCGGCCTCAATGCCGACGCGCTGGCCTTTGTCAACCGCGCGCTGCACTACTATCCCGGCGACCGGGCCCTCCTTGCCAAAAAGGTCAGTATCCTCGAAAGCCTCCAGAAATACACCCAGGCCGCAGACATCACGCGCCAACTCTTTCTTGGCCCCGGTGGCTCTTTGTATCGCGACCAATACATTACCCTGCTCGAAGCCAGTGGCCGCGCCTATATGAGCGACCTCGCCTACGACAGCGCCCTGGCCACCTTCCACGACGTCCTTGAGATCAGCCCCGCCGAACCCGCCGCCCTCAACTATTCCATCAATATCCTCAGCGCGCAAAAGAATTATGGCGCCGCCATCGCCCTGCTGGACAAAACCTTGCGTCTTTACCCGGGCGACGAGGCGCTGCTGCTCAAAAAGGCGGGAATACTCCAGGATGATACCCGTTACGGGGACGCTGCCCTTGTTCTTGACACCCTGGTGCAAGCCCACCCCGAAAACACGCGTTACCGCTCCTCCCTCGTCGACCTCATTCTCGTGCAGGGGCGTCAGATGATGCAGGTGGAGGACTATGATGCGGCCGACGGCGCGTTCACCCGTGTGCTTGCGTTGGACCCCGGTAATACCGAGGCGTTGGGTACGCTCATCAACATAGAACTCGCCCGCGGCGTTGTCGACCCCGGCCCCCTCGATTCCGCGCTGATTGTCGCCGACCTTGCGCTTTCGCGTTATCCAGACTCCAGGGACTTCCTGCTTAAAAAAGCGTCCGTACTGGAAGCCCTCCACCGCTATCCCGAAGCGTATGCGATCACCGACGCCCTCCGCGATCGCTATCCATACAACGCGAAGATCCGCGATCAATACATAGATGAGCTTCTTTCTTCCGGGCGTGCCTACAGCAGCCAGGGGCAGCCTGAGCTGGCGCTCGGCGAATACCGTCGTGTGCTGGCTGTCCGGCCGCGGGATTCGGCGGCGCTTATGTATGCGATCAACATCCTGAATGACCGCGGCACGGCTGCGGCCTCCGCGCCCGCCGACACGGCTTCCTTGGACAGTGCCCTTGCCCTCACGGCGCAGGGTCTGCGGTTTTATCCCGGCAACGAATACTTCACGCTGAAGCGCGCCGTCATTCTCGAAAACCTCCACCGCTACGCCGACGCCGTAGCCCCCGCCGATTCGGTGGCGAAGATCGACCCCACCGACGCCCACCGCGACTATGCCGACTACCTCCGGAGCAAGACCTTCCGCAACGCGCTGGGTCTCTCCTACCTCAGCTCCCACTTCGACTCCCTCGAAGCCGCCAACATCGCCACCCTACACTATGTGCGCTATAGTAAAAACGGTTCCAGCTTCGACACCAAGCTCAACTTTGCCGGCCGCGCCATCGGCACCGGTCTTCAGCTTGAAGAGGAAATATACTATACCCACAACGACCGCTGGGACTCGTATATAGACGCCGCCCTTGCCAACGACAACGTTTTCCCCCGTATCCGTCTCGCCTACTCCATTACCTACAACTTCAAAGGCGGCTGGGCCGGTGAGCTCGGTGGACGCTACCTCAACCTCGACTCCATTTCCGTCTATTCCGGCGTCGCCTCCGTCACCAAATATTTTGGAGACTTCTATATTAATGCCCGCGGGTACCTCATTTTCGCCCCCGGCAAAATGTACGAAGCAGGTGTACTCACTGCCCGCCAATACCTAAACAACAAAACCGACTTTTTATACGGTGCCCTCGGGATCGGCAATTCCCCCGACGAATTCAGCCGCAACTACCAACTTGGCCAAAACCTCGGCAGCCAGACCTATAGCATCGGCGCCGGTTACCAAAAGACCTTTGCCTACCGGAATGTCGTCAACCTCTCGGGGACCTGGTACAGCCAGCGCCTGGCTCCCGGGCGTTACCGGAATCAGTATGACCTCATGTTGAGCTACCTAAGAAAATTCTAA
- a CDS encoding response regulator, whose protein sequence is MEKILIIDDNDIVQMVLQKILVKEGYSVDVAVNGKEGLTFIDQEEYDLIITDLMMPYANGFEIISKIRQHPKGRHAPVIIISSVTQEDSVSEGFKLGADDYLKKPITGKELILRVKRLIESRKSAN, encoded by the coding sequence ATGGAGAAGATCCTTATCATCGATGACAACGACATCGTTCAGATGGTATTGCAAAAGATCCTGGTAAAGGAGGGCTATTCCGTGGATGTGGCCGTCAACGGAAAAGAGGGCCTTACTTTTATCGACCAGGAAGAATATGACCTTATCATTACGGATTTGATGATGCCGTACGCCAACGGCTTCGAGATCATCAGCAAGATCCGCCAGCACCCGAAGGGGCGTCATGCGCCCGTGATCATCATTTCTTCCGTCACGCAGGAAGACTCCGTCTCGGAGGGCTTCAAACTGGGGGCGGACGACTACCTGAAAAAGCCGATCACCGGGAAGGAGTTGATACTGAGGGTTAAAAGGCTTATTGAGTCGAGAAAGAGTGCTAACTGA
- a CDS encoding glycosyltransferase family 2 protein, which produces MVEPMNIWDYVRHIYESSVFVYGMTMLLMYALLAILSFISIQRFQKQNSYSDYKKILGSPLAPGISVIAPAFNEGVTIIQNVRSLLTLNYPRFEVIIVNDGSTDDTLQKLMTEFEMVQVDFAYNEKIRSQPVRRIFKSTNRAYEKLVVVDKVNGKSKADASNAGINASSFNYFLCTDVDCIIEKDTLLKMIQPFMNEEGTRITEVGEPCPECGYIHIKEESRRVIATGATLRIANSCEVEEGVLVRMRPPKAIIPRFQEMEYIRSYVLGKMGWSMINAVPNVSGGLGLFDKEVAIKAGGYDPRSFGEDMDLITRMCAYMKDNKQKYAIRYIPSTQCWTEGPPNLKILSRQRTRWGRGLIQIMTLHKKIIFNPRYGTLGLVVFPYNLFFEFLAPIIEITGILYYIYIIATGQINWHFALILLLFVYLYSVMITTFAILWDQITYRYYKTWHEVVGLASMAFLEPIIYHPLIVFFAIRGYFYFITGRKHVWGNMQRQGFGQRAKPQAG; this is translated from the coding sequence ATGGTGGAACCGATGAATATATGGGATTATGTCCGGCACATTTACGAGAGTTCGGTCTTTGTCTACGGGATGACCATGCTCCTCATGTATGCCCTCCTGGCCATCCTTTCTTTTATATCGATCCAGCGCTTCCAAAAACAAAACAGTTATTCCGACTATAAAAAGATCCTGGGGTCGCCCCTTGCACCCGGCATCTCGGTCATCGCCCCCGCCTTTAACGAGGGCGTCACCATCATCCAGAACGTCCGTTCCCTGCTGACGCTCAACTATCCCCGTTTCGAGGTGATCATCGTCAACGACGGGAGCACCGACGACACGCTGCAAAAGCTGATGACGGAGTTCGAGATGGTCCAGGTGGACTTTGCCTACAACGAAAAGATCCGTTCCCAGCCGGTTCGCCGCATTTTCAAGTCCACCAACAGGGCATACGAAAAACTCGTGGTGGTGGACAAGGTCAATGGGAAAAGTAAGGCGGACGCGTCCAACGCGGGCATCAATGCGTCTTCGTTCAATTATTTCCTTTGCACGGACGTGGATTGTATCATCGAAAAGGACACCCTCCTGAAGATGATACAGCCCTTCATGAACGAGGAGGGCACGAGGATCACCGAGGTGGGTGAACCCTGCCCCGAATGCGGGTACATCCACATCAAGGAAGAAAGCCGCCGGGTCATCGCCACGGGCGCCACCCTGCGGATCGCCAACAGTTGCGAGGTGGAAGAAGGCGTGTTGGTCCGGATGCGTCCCCCCAAGGCGATCATCCCTCGTTTCCAGGAAATGGAATACATCCGGTCTTATGTCCTCGGGAAGATGGGCTGGAGCATGATCAACGCCGTACCCAACGTTTCCGGTGGTCTTGGCTTGTTTGACAAGGAGGTCGCCATCAAGGCGGGTGGATACGACCCCCGCAGCTTTGGGGAAGACATGGACCTTATAACCCGGATGTGCGCCTATATGAAGGATAACAAACAGAAGTACGCCATCCGGTATATCCCCTCCACCCAGTGCTGGACCGAGGGCCCTCCCAACCTGAAAATCCTAAGCCGCCAGCGGACCCGCTGGGGACGCGGGCTCATCCAGATCATGACCCTCCACAAAAAGATCATCTTCAACCCCCGCTACGGCACCCTGGGCCTGGTGGTCTTTCCCTACAACCTTTTTTTTGAGTTCCTGGCCCCCATCATTGAAATCACCGGCATCCTGTATTATATCTACATCATCGCCACGGGCCAGATCAACTGGCACTTTGCCCTGATCCTGCTCCTTTTCGTCTACCTCTATTCCGTGATGATCACCACCTTTGCCATCCTCTGGGACCAGATCACCTACCGCTATTACAAGACCTGGCACGAGGTGGTCGGTTTGGCCAGCATGGCTTTCCTGGAGCCGATCATCTACCATCCGCTCATCGTTTTCTTTGCCATAAGGGGATACTTTTATTTCATCACCGGGCGCAAACACGTCTGGGGGAACATGCAGCGCCAGGGTTTTGGGCAGAGAGCCAAACCCCAGGCGGGATAA
- a CDS encoding response regulator encodes MSEILLIEDDEILLKALTRFLQKEGFTVKACAHGREGLQQIELHTYDLVITDINMPYANGFEVMSRIRAKESYKGVPVIVITSMSSEAAITQCYQIGANDFIRKPVMPHELHIRIRKLLGSFA; translated from the coding sequence ATGTCGGAAATTTTGTTGATAGAGGATGATGAGATACTACTAAAAGCATTAACCCGCTTCCTGCAAAAGGAAGGATTTACGGTGAAGGCTTGCGCGCATGGTAGGGAGGGGTTGCAACAAATCGAACTGCACACCTACGACCTTGTGATCACGGACATCAATATGCCTTATGCGAATGGCTTCGAGGTGATGAGCCGGATCCGGGCAAAGGAAAGTTACAAGGGGGTTCCCGTGATCGTGATCACCTCTATGTCGAGCGAGGCGGCGATCACCCAGTGCTACCAGATCGGGGCCAACGACTTTATAAGGAAACCAGTCATGCCGCACGAATTGCACATACGAATCCGCAAGTTATTGGGAAGCTTTGCTTAG